One Microbacterium marinum genomic window carries:
- the hpaE gene encoding 5-carboxymethyl-2-hydroxymuconate semialdehyde dehydrogenase: MTDIDTSRTQRHVPADLPDHIQHYIGGEFVDSIDGATFDVLDPVSNETYLTAAAGKKADIDRAVAAARRAFTEGPWPRMLPRERSRVLHRVADLVESRDARLAELESFDSGLPITQALGQARRAAENFRFFADLIVAQSDDTFKVPGRQINYVNRKPIGVAGLITPWNTPFMLESWKLGPALATGNTVVLKPAEFTPLSASLWAGIFEEAGLPEGVFNLVNGIGEDAGDALVKHPDVPLISFTGESRTGQIIFGNAAPFLKGLSMELGGKSPAVVFADADLDAAIDATIFGVFSLNGERCTAGSRILVQREVYDDFVERYAAQAKRVVVGYPHDPATEVGALVHPEHFDKVMSYVEIGKSEGRLVAGGGRPEGFETGNFVAPTVFADVPPTARIFQEEIFGPVVAITPFDTDDEALALANDTKYGLAAYIWTNDLKRAHNFSQAVEAGMVWLNSNNVRDLRTPFGGVKASGLGHEGGYRSIDFYTDQQAVHITLGKVHNPTFGKADAAH, translated from the coding sequence ATGACCGACATCGACACGAGCCGGACGCAGCGCCACGTGCCCGCCGACCTGCCCGATCACATCCAGCACTACATCGGCGGCGAGTTCGTCGACTCCATCGACGGCGCGACCTTCGACGTCCTCGACCCGGTCTCGAACGAGACCTACCTGACCGCCGCGGCCGGCAAGAAGGCCGACATCGACCGAGCCGTCGCCGCAGCGCGTCGCGCCTTCACCGAGGGTCCGTGGCCTCGCATGCTTCCCCGCGAGCGGTCACGGGTGCTGCACCGCGTCGCCGACCTCGTCGAGTCGCGTGACGCCCGGCTCGCCGAGCTGGAGTCGTTCGACTCCGGCCTCCCCATCACGCAGGCGCTCGGCCAGGCGCGCCGCGCGGCCGAGAACTTCCGCTTCTTCGCCGACCTGATCGTCGCACAGTCCGATGACACCTTCAAAGTCCCCGGCCGGCAGATCAACTACGTCAACCGCAAGCCGATCGGCGTCGCGGGGCTCATCACCCCGTGGAACACGCCCTTCATGCTCGAGTCCTGGAAGCTCGGCCCCGCGCTCGCGACGGGCAACACCGTGGTGCTGAAGCCGGCGGAGTTCACCCCGCTGTCCGCCTCGCTGTGGGCGGGCATCTTCGAGGAGGCGGGCCTGCCGGAGGGCGTCTTCAACCTGGTGAACGGCATCGGCGAGGACGCCGGTGACGCGCTCGTGAAGCACCCCGACGTGCCGCTCATCTCGTTCACCGGCGAGAGCCGCACGGGCCAGATCATCTTCGGCAACGCCGCACCCTTCCTGAAGGGACTGTCGATGGAACTCGGCGGCAAGTCCCCCGCCGTCGTCTTCGCCGACGCCGACCTCGACGCGGCGATCGACGCCACGATCTTCGGCGTCTTCTCCCTCAACGGCGAGCGCTGCACCGCGGGCAGCCGCATCCTCGTCCAGCGCGAGGTGTACGACGACTTCGTCGAGCGGTACGCGGCGCAGGCGAAGCGCGTGGTCGTCGGCTACCCGCACGACCCCGCCACCGAGGTGGGCGCGCTGGTGCACCCCGAACACTTCGACAAGGTGATGAGCTACGTCGAGATCGGCAAGAGCGAGGGGCGCCTGGTCGCCGGCGGCGGCCGCCCCGAGGGCTTCGAGACGGGGAACTTCGTCGCGCCCACCGTGTTCGCGGACGTCCCGCCGACCGCGCGGATCTTCCAGGAGGAGATCTTCGGCCCCGTCGTCGCGATCACGCCGTTCGACACCGACGATGAGGCGCTGGCCTTGGCGAACGACACGAAGTACGGGCTCGCCGCCTACATCTGGACGAACGATCTGAAGCGCGCCCACAACTTCTCACAGGCCGTCGAGGCCGGCATGGTGTGGCTGAACTCGAACAACGTCCGCGACCTGCGCACCCCCTTCGGTGGGGTCAAAGCCTCGGGCCTCGGCCACGAGGGCGGCTACCGCTCGATCGATTTCTACACCGATCAGCAGGCCGTGCACATCACGCTCGGCAAGGTCCACAACCCCACCTTCGGCAAGGCGGATGCCGCGCACTGA
- a CDS encoding MFS transporter: MSERSHTGFTPTGTISTASDRRRVVFATVVGTTVEWYDFFIYAQAAGLVFGTLFFAPAGEGMGTILSFLTVGISFLFRPLGAFLAGHFGDKYGRRIVLVVTLVLMGVATTLVGLLPTYAAIGIAAPILLIVLRILQGISAGGEWGGAVLMAVEHAPRQKRGLFGASPQIGVPIGLLLASGMMALMSFLAPGDAFLEWGWRVPFLFSIVLILVGYYIRRRVEESPVFLELAERKERTHTPIVQLFRKHALLVFIAALVFAGNNAVGYMTTGGYIQNYATNPEGPLGFERSSVLLAVTGSALFWLASTWTAGWISDRIGRRTTYIGGWILQLVGVFTLFPLVNSGDIWLLFTGIAFLALGLGFTYGQQSAYYAELFPASIRFSGVSISYAIGAILGGAFAPTIATALVQATGSTWAVAFYLAGMTVLGLAATLVLRDRTGIPLGPDHEEEQARSPIYGVARA, from the coding sequence ATGAGCGAGCGATCGCACACGGGGTTCACCCCCACCGGCACCATCAGCACGGCCAGCGACCGACGACGCGTCGTCTTCGCCACGGTCGTCGGCACCACCGTCGAGTGGTACGACTTCTTCATCTATGCGCAGGCAGCCGGACTCGTCTTCGGCACGCTGTTCTTCGCTCCCGCCGGCGAGGGGATGGGGACGATCCTCTCGTTCCTCACCGTCGGCATCAGCTTCCTGTTCCGTCCGCTGGGCGCCTTCCTCGCCGGTCACTTCGGCGACAAATACGGCCGCCGGATCGTCCTCGTCGTGACCCTCGTGCTCATGGGCGTCGCGACCACCCTCGTCGGTCTGCTTCCGACGTACGCCGCGATCGGGATCGCCGCGCCGATCCTGCTCATCGTGCTGCGCATCCTGCAGGGCATCTCGGCCGGTGGCGAGTGGGGCGGCGCCGTGCTCATGGCGGTCGAGCACGCACCGCGTCAGAAGCGGGGCCTGTTCGGCGCCTCGCCGCAGATCGGTGTGCCGATCGGCCTCCTGCTGGCCTCCGGGATGATGGCGCTGATGTCGTTCCTCGCTCCCGGGGACGCGTTCCTCGAGTGGGGCTGGCGCGTGCCGTTCCTCTTCTCGATCGTCCTGATCCTCGTCGGCTACTACATCCGTCGCCGCGTCGAGGAGAGCCCGGTGTTCCTCGAACTCGCCGAGCGCAAGGAACGCACGCACACCCCGATCGTGCAGCTCTTCCGTAAGCATGCGCTGCTGGTGTTCATCGCCGCGCTCGTCTTCGCCGGCAACAACGCCGTCGGGTACATGACGACCGGCGGGTACATCCAGAACTACGCCACCAACCCCGAGGGTCCGCTCGGCTTCGAGCGCAGCAGCGTGCTGCTCGCGGTCACCGGCTCGGCGCTGTTCTGGCTCGCCTCGACGTGGACGGCCGGGTGGATCAGCGACCGCATCGGACGCCGGACCACGTACATCGGCGGGTGGATCCTGCAGCTCGTGGGAGTGTTCACGCTCTTCCCGCTGGTCAATTCGGGAGACATCTGGCTGCTGTTCACGGGTATCGCCTTCCTCGCCCTCGGCCTCGGGTTCACGTACGGTCAGCAGTCCGCCTACTACGCGGAGCTGTTCCCGGCGTCGATCCGCTTCTCCGGCGTCTCGATCTCGTACGCCATCGGCGCCATCCTCGGTGGGGCGTTCGCACCCACGATCGCGACCGCGCTGGTCCAGGCCACCGGGTCCACGTGGGCGGTCGCCTTCTACCTCGCCGGGATGACCGTCCTGGGCCTCGCCGCGACGCTCGTGCTGCGCGACCGCACCGGCATCCCGCTCGGACCGGACCACGAAGAGGAGCAGGCGAGGAGCCCCATCTACGGGGTCGCCCGGGCCTGA
- a CDS encoding GntR family transcriptional regulator has protein sequence MAGGEVTAANGLSKSQRAYHWVKERIAAQEFTPGYRLVLGTIAGELDMSVVPVREAIRQLEAEGLVTFERNVGARVSMVDDTQYRYSMQSLSILEGAATALAARRLTKKDVRHAREINELMIESLAHFDPRSFTRLNQEFHSALYGKCANPRMLDLVESEWARLGHLRDSTFSFVPGRAQESVHEHENILRLIENSAPLGEIEKAARRHRAATLDAYLIHEHPDETLGLPAF, from the coding sequence ATGGCGGGCGGAGAAGTGACGGCCGCGAACGGCCTCAGCAAGTCCCAGCGGGCGTACCACTGGGTGAAGGAGCGCATCGCGGCGCAGGAGTTCACGCCCGGCTACCGTCTGGTACTCGGGACGATCGCGGGCGAGCTCGACATGAGCGTCGTCCCCGTGCGTGAGGCCATCCGGCAGCTCGAGGCCGAGGGACTCGTCACGTTCGAGCGGAACGTCGGAGCGCGCGTCTCGATGGTCGACGACACGCAGTACCGCTACAGCATGCAGTCCCTGTCGATCCTCGAAGGCGCCGCGACCGCTCTCGCCGCCCGGCGTCTGACGAAGAAGGACGTGCGGCACGCACGCGAGATCAACGAACTCATGATCGAGTCGCTCGCCCACTTCGACCCGCGATCGTTCACCCGCCTCAACCAGGAGTTCCACTCCGCGCTGTACGGGAAGTGCGCGAACCCGCGGATGCTCGACCTCGTCGAGTCCGAGTGGGCGCGCCTCGGCCACCTGCGCGACTCGACCTTCAGCTTCGTCCCCGGCCGCGCCCAGGAATCGGTGCACGAGCACGAGAACATCCTGCGCCTCATCGAGAACAGCGCCCCGCTCGGCGAGATCGAAAAGGCAGCCCGCCGCCACCGCGCGGCGACGCTCGACGCCTACCTGATCCACGAGCACCCCGACGAGACCCTCGGCCTTCCGGCCTTCTGA
- a CDS encoding fumarylacetoacetate hydrolase family protein, which produces MTHDTSTDAADRRFAALPLRPGKIIAIHLSYASRADQRGRRPAAPSYFLKPSSSVAASGDSIERPAGTELLAFEAEVALVIGTDAYRVSVDDAWSHVGWVTASNDFGLYDLRANDRGSNVRSKGRDGYTPVGPELIDARTIEPNGLRVRAWVNGELAQEDTTARMIFPFAQLIADLAQHMTLERGDVILTGTPAGSSVVGPGDVVEVEVDAPGSPGAPTSGRLRTSVIQGDAGFDAVIGSLPAVDDVQRAEAWGSREAAGLAPETPETPGGLDAALRAKLERTPVAGLSQQLRKRGLNNVTIDGVRPLLPGTKVVGLARTLRFVPNREDLFASHGGGYNAQKRAFDAVGEGEVLIIEARGERGSGTLGDILAIRAHARGAAGIVTDGGVRDADAVAAVGIPVYSAGAHPAVLGRKHVPWDADLTVACGGTTVQPGDVIVGDADGVIVIPPAIADEVADAALEQEIEDGWIAAQVASGHPVDGLFPLTGEWKDRYLAWRAEK; this is translated from the coding sequence ATGACACACGACACATCGACGGATGCCGCAGACCGGCGCTTCGCCGCTCTCCCCCTGCGTCCCGGCAAGATCATCGCGATCCACCTGAGCTACGCGTCCCGCGCCGACCAGCGAGGACGCCGCCCGGCCGCACCGTCGTACTTCCTCAAGCCGTCGAGCTCCGTCGCCGCGTCCGGGGACAGCATCGAGCGCCCCGCCGGCACCGAATTGCTCGCCTTCGAGGCCGAGGTCGCACTCGTCATCGGCACGGACGCGTACCGCGTGAGTGTCGACGACGCGTGGTCGCACGTCGGGTGGGTCACCGCGTCGAACGACTTCGGGCTCTACGACCTGCGTGCGAACGACCGCGGATCGAACGTGCGCTCCAAGGGGCGCGATGGATACACCCCCGTCGGTCCGGAGCTCATCGACGCTCGGACCATCGAGCCCAACGGGCTTCGGGTGCGTGCCTGGGTCAACGGCGAGCTCGCCCAGGAGGACACCACGGCGAGGATGATCTTTCCCTTCGCGCAGCTCATCGCCGACCTGGCGCAGCACATGACGCTCGAGCGGGGGGACGTCATCCTCACCGGCACCCCCGCGGGGTCGTCCGTGGTCGGCCCGGGCGATGTCGTCGAGGTCGAAGTCGACGCGCCCGGGTCGCCCGGTGCACCCACCTCCGGCCGACTGCGCACGTCGGTGATTCAGGGCGATGCGGGGTTCGATGCGGTGATCGGCTCACTCCCCGCCGTGGACGACGTCCAGCGCGCCGAGGCATGGGGATCCCGCGAGGCTGCCGGCCTGGCCCCCGAAACCCCCGAGACCCCCGGGGGCCTCGACGCCGCCCTCCGGGCCAAGCTCGAGCGCACCCCGGTCGCGGGACTGTCACAGCAGCTGCGCAAACGAGGACTGAACAACGTCACGATCGACGGCGTCCGACCGCTGCTTCCCGGCACCAAGGTCGTCGGACTCGCCCGGACCCTCCGGTTCGTGCCGAACCGCGAAGACCTCTTCGCGAGCCACGGTGGCGGCTACAACGCCCAGAAGCGCGCCTTCGACGCGGTGGGCGAAGGCGAGGTGCTCATCATCGAGGCGCGCGGTGAACGCGGCTCGGGCACCCTCGGCGACATCCTCGCCATCCGCGCGCACGCCCGAGGTGCAGCCGGCATCGTCACCGACGGCGGAGTCCGAGACGCCGATGCGGTCGCCGCCGTGGGCATCCCCGTGTACTCCGCAGGCGCTCACCCGGCTGTCCTCGGCCGCAAGCACGTGCCGTGGGATGCCGATCTCACGGTCGCCTGCGGTGGCACCACCGTCCAACCGGGCGACGTGATCGTCGGCGACGCCGACGGCGTCATCGTCATCCCGCCGGCGATCGCCGACGAGGTGGCGGATGCCGCACTCGAGCAGGAGATCGAAGACGGCTGGATCGCCGCACAGGTGGCATCCGGTCACCCGGTGGACGGGCTCTTCCCGCTCACCGGCGAATGGAAGGATCGGTACCTCGCATGGCGGGCGGAGAAGTGA